GATATGATATACCTTATATCCATAGGCCCAGTTTTTATAAGGCTCATCTGGTTTTTCATCATTGAAAAACATTGCGATTGTAATATCTGGGTACTCTTCTCTGACCTTACGAATAACCTCATACTTTCCTTCATCAATGCCGATTAAAGCCATGTCTGATATGAAAAGATATTTAACATTTTTATGTTCCTTAATCCCATGAAGCAGCTCATCAATCGTCGCATAATCTTTTCTTACAAGCTCCAGGTTAAATTCATTAAAAACTTCCTTTAGCGATTCCATCTCAATAATCGCATCAACAATATCTATGCTACCAAGCATGGGAAGTATTTTTTTATTTTCCTTAAAGGCTGTCTGTACTTTACTCTTTAACTTTTCAAAAGCCAAAATTAACTCCTTCCTTCTTCCGCATATTTCAATAATTTTTCCCGGTCAGTATTAATCAGTCTTTCTTCTGTTTTTGCTGCCCTGAAATTGGCTACTAGATGGTTTTGAGCCGCATATAAAAGCCCTTGGCCCCTTTTAAACTTTTCTACCTTGGTTCTCTCTGCTTCTGTTAGTTTAAGCACGTCGGTAATAGTAGCAGCATCCAATTCTTCTAGACCTAAGATGATTTTAATAGAGGAAGCATTTATGATACCCTTTCCATACTTCCCTTCCTCTAACATCATAAAGTCCTGGATATCCTGAGTGGTTCCAATAGCAGCTCCACCGTAACCTCTGATAATTTTAAATAGTTCCAGAACACTTTCAGCAACTTGAGCATTACCGGCACTACCAATAAGTTTCCAAAGCTCATCCAAAATAATAGCCTTTTTCTGAGTGCGATCCATCTTTATCCGCTCCCAGTACACATCTAAAACGGCGTACATAGTAAAAGCGATTAACTCTTTAGGAACCTCACTGATATCGCTCACGGTATAAAGGTTTTCTAAATCGACATTGGTCTGGCCATTGAAGAAGCTTAGTGACCCTGTAATTAGTGGTTCTATCTCTTCTGCAATTCTTTTTAACTCTGGTACTTCATAAACTTCTGCTTGAAGTTCCTCAAGGATGGGCATTTCCTTTAATCTAGGACGTAAATTAATGAGGTTGCCTGAGCCTATTTCTTCATATAGGCTTGCATTTTCCATCGTAATACCCTTTTTCTCATACGTTCTTTTTAAAGGAGCATCCAGAAGGCGAAGTTCTCTCGTTGTAATGTCCGGGATTAGAAGTGAAAGTAATAGTTTTAACCGCTGTAATTTGTCTCCAAGGTAACTGGCCTTTTCCACGCCTACTTGTTTTGTTGGCCGGATTTCCATGACATTAATTCGGTTTTTCTCTCCAGGTGCATATTTAATAAAATTGCCACCTACATTATCACATAACGGCTTGTACTCGTGGCCTTTAAGGGGACAGATTAGCATTGTAGGGATTTTTTGCATCCGAAAGCGTCCCGCAATCATTTGAGTTAAGAATGTCTTTCCAATTCCTGACTTTCCGCAAATAATCATATTTGCATTTGGATATTTCTCTGTATCAAATATGTCCAAGATTATGGCGTTTTTGTCATACTCGTTGTCCCCAATGTACATGCCATTTGGATCTGACAGCGAGGATGAAGTAAAAGGATAGAAGCTGCATAACCCTGAAGCCAAGATGTTTTTATTGGTTTGTTTTTTCATCCGTTCGTCCATTAGGTTTAATGGCAACGATGATCTAAAAGCTTCCAACTGCCGAAAGTCCGCACGCTGATAAAAGATATTAGTCAACTTGCTTTCAACCTTCCTTACCTTTTCTTCCAGTCCTTCAGGCGTTTCAGCAATGATTCGTACAAACAGGTTAATATAGAAAAATTCATCACCTTTTGATAGTTTGGACTTCATGTAGACCGAAGATTCTGCTGCATTTTCTTGGGTCCCTGAGTCTACTTGATTGTCCCCACCAGTTTGCATTTTATGTTTTGTAAATCCCAGTGCTGAAGTGATTTCCTTAATCATTTTTAGCTTGTCTTCGGGCTTATGATATAAACTCACTTTTACACCTTCCCCATAATTAATTAACTCATCTAAAAAACCCTTTTTAGTAGTCTCATAGGGAAAATCTACACAGAGAAGCACCGCTATGTATGCTCCATCAATATTTATATAACTTGGCTGTAAAGTATCAATGCCGGATGGCATGATATAATCTATATAGCTTTTCAAGCTACTCTGAAAGGAGTTATTTTCAAAAGACTCTGTATGAAATTTTTGCATATTTATTTTTGTACTGTTTTTGTCTTCTTTTTTTTGCTTTTTTTTCATCATGACTCCAACCTCGGTATCCTTTCTCTTTCCGAACTTTTTACATTAAGCAGTTCAAAAAGTATCTGAGCGGTAAACTGATTATCCCAAGAAACTTTAATTTCATTACCACATTCTTGCATAGCATCTTCGTAGTCCGAACAAATTTGATGTAACCAGCTTTCAGCTTCATCAAAAGGTGCCTCGATGCCCTTCACCTGTTGATATGGAATAGCTACTATAAACCTTTTTTTAACGGTTTCTTTCCGTGCAGCTTCCTTAACAAAATCCCTGTACTCTAAGGTCATTTCTCTGACCGCTTCTACTTCTTCTGTTTCAACAAGTTTTTCAACATAGCTTATGTGCTCCTTTAAATCCGCCTTTTTTGAAATTGTAGTCATATAAAAAGGAACTCTGATTTTTTTCAGCAGTTCCTCATATTTCTCCATCACATAATTTTGTTCCCGGTCAGAGCGAAGCTTAAGATTAATGGGCATTACTTCCATAAAAGCAATATAATCGTACT
The genomic region above belongs to Aminipila butyrica and contains:
- a CDS encoding VirB4 family type IV secretion system protein, translated to MMKKKQKKEDKNSTKINMQKFHTESFENNSFQSSLKSYIDYIMPSGIDTLQPSYINIDGAYIAVLLCVDFPYETTKKGFLDELINYGEGVKVSLYHKPEDKLKMIKEITSALGFTKHKMQTGGDNQVDSGTQENAAESSVYMKSKLSKGDEFFYINLFVRIIAETPEGLEEKVRKVESKLTNIFYQRADFRQLEAFRSSLPLNLMDERMKKQTNKNILASGLCSFYPFTSSSLSDPNGMYIGDNEYDKNAIILDIFDTEKYPNANMIICGKSGIGKTFLTQMIAGRFRMQKIPTMLICPLKGHEYKPLCDNVGGNFIKYAPGEKNRINVMEIRPTKQVGVEKASYLGDKLQRLKLLLSLLIPDITTRELRLLDAPLKRTYEKKGITMENASLYEEIGSGNLINLRPRLKEMPILEELQAEVYEVPELKRIAEEIEPLITGSLSFFNGQTNVDLENLYTVSDISEVPKELIAFTMYAVLDVYWERIKMDRTQKKAIILDELWKLIGSAGNAQVAESVLELFKIIRGYGGAAIGTTQDIQDFMMLEEGKYGKGIINASSIKIILGLEELDAATITDVLKLTEAERTKVEKFKRGQGLLYAAQNHLVANFRAAKTEERLINTDREKLLKYAEEGRS